Genomic window (Candidatus Nealsonbacteria bacterium CG07_land_8_20_14_0_80_39_13):
GATTGAGAGATATAACTCTTTGTTTATTGACGACTTGCCCCATTGTTTTGTCCATGGCGATATTTTAAAAGGCAATACTATGAGGGACAAGGGGGGAGATATCTATATTTTGGATTTTGCCGTTGCCAATTATTATCCTCGGATTCAAGAATTAGCGGTTATTCTTTGCGATTTATTTTTCGATGCCGGAAATCCTGAGGAATTTCCTGAAAATTACGACTTGGCTTTGAGTGAATATCAAAAATACGTTTCCCTTACGGAAGATGAACTTATAAAGCTCCCCGATTATGTGAAGCTGGCCCACACTATGCATATTCTTTTACCAAGCTGGGAGAAGGCAGCCAATGGCAATGATTCTTCCGAAAACGAATATTTTTTGAGAATGGGGAGAACCGGCCTTAGATATCTTAATAAAATTTGGGGATAGAAAAATGCATGGAAAAGGATGATTTGAGGCCGGGGGTGGGGATCGGGGGTGAATTAAGGGAAAATTGTGCTATTATTAGATATCGGAAGCTTAAGGTTTTAATTATTTTTAAAACCGTTGATGGAACGCTAATACCTACGGCTGATAAACCGCTGATAATTTTCAGCGTAAATCAGCGTTAATATCAGCGCAAATTCAGCGGAACGCAAATGAAAATTGTTTTTTCGGTCGGCGGTTCTTTAGTGTGTCCTGATGAAATAGACAATGGATATATTGAGAAGCTTTCAAAATTCATAAATAAGCTGGCCAAAAAACATAGGATTTATGCCGTAGTCGGGGGAGGGAAGACAGCGCGGAAATACGTCGCTTCTTTGCGGGAATTTAAAGCCAACGAATTCTTTTGCGATATGCTCGGGATTGAAATAACAAGAATAAACGCCTGTCTTTTGATTTCAGCCTTGAATTTAAGCTATATGCCTTACAGAAAAATTGTTGATGCTTCCGAGAGCGCCGAAAGAATAGTTATCATGGGAGGGACTCATCCGATGCACACGACTGATGGGGTGGCGGCGATGCTGGCGGAAAATGTTTCAGCTGATTATTTCATCAATCTTACGAACATTGATTATGTTTACGACAAAGATCCGAATAAGTTTAGGGATGCCAAGAAATTGGAAACCGTATCCTATGACGAATTGATAAGTATTTCCAACCAAGCGGAAATGAAAGCCGGGGCGAATAATGTTTTAGACCTTCTGGCGGCGAAAAACATAAAAAGAAGCTCCATGAAAACTTTTATT
Coding sequences:
- the pyrH gene encoding UMP kinase, translated to MKIVFSVGGSLVCPDEIDNGYIEKLSKFINKLAKKHRIYAVVGGGKTARKYVASLREFKANEFFCDMLGIEITRINACLLISALNLSYMPYRKIVDASESAERIVIMGGTHPMHTTDGVAAMLAENVSADYFINLTNIDYVYDKDPNKFRDAKKLETVSYDELISISNQAEMKAGANNVLDLLAAKNIKRSSMKTFIINGKKLENVEKAIEGKKFIGTLVK